One Phycisphaera mikurensis NBRC 102666 DNA window includes the following coding sequences:
- a CDS encoding Uma2 family endonuclease, protein MNRTEAFRDEPRCTVEDFLQWEGDWELWRGTAVAMSPPPGVQHARVAGNLFYELQSQLEATGAGCRCEILAEMDRHVSDDEVLPPDLLIVCDPTQDRWVKKTPERVVEVVSPSSVRRDTIRKRGPSREAGVRSCVLADPETRKLRCLHLDEDGEYVAGPPGFELHDGCRVRVDPERVWDGLADTAG, encoded by the coding sequence CTGAATCGAACGGAAGCGTTCCGCGACGAACCGCGTTGCACGGTCGAGGATTTCCTTCAGTGGGAGGGCGATTGGGAGCTGTGGCGGGGGACCGCGGTGGCGATGTCCCCTCCGCCCGGCGTGCAGCACGCGCGGGTGGCGGGCAACCTGTTCTACGAGCTCCAGTCGCAGCTGGAGGCAACCGGTGCCGGCTGCCGCTGCGAGATCCTCGCGGAGATGGATCGGCACGTCTCCGATGACGAGGTGCTCCCACCGGATCTGCTGATCGTGTGCGACCCCACGCAGGACCGCTGGGTGAAGAAGACGCCGGAGCGGGTGGTCGAGGTGGTCTCGCCGTCTTCCGTCCGCCGCGACACGATCCGCAAGCGGGGCCCCTCCCGCGAAGCCGGCGTGCGGTCCTGCGTTCTCGCCGACCCCGAGACACGGAAGCTCCGCTGCCTCCACCTCGACGAGGACGGCGAGTACGTGGCCGGTCCGCCCGGATTCGAGCTTCACGACGGCTGCCGCGTCCGCGTGGATCCCGAACGCGTCTGGGACGGCCTCGCCGACACCGCCGGGTAG
- the rpsD gene encoding 30S ribosomal protein S4, which produces MANYTGPKVKLSRRVGVPIADLPKHTTKRQLNPPGMHGFRARRLRDYGVRLNEKQKLRYHYNVLEKKFRLYLDEAARSKGNTGVLLLQLLETRLDNAVRRMGWTRSIWAARQMVGHGHVLVNGKRVDIPSYRLLVGDTVEVRTDKAKKLARENMESLAGLEVPEWLNANPAELSCKIASLPSVDEVPFDVNMNLIIEFYR; this is translated from the coding sequence TTGGCGAACTACACCGGACCCAAGGTCAAGCTCTCCCGTCGCGTCGGCGTGCCGATCGCCGACCTCCCCAAGCACACGACCAAGCGGCAGCTCAACCCGCCGGGCATGCACGGCTTCCGGGCCCGCCGCCTGCGTGACTACGGCGTGCGGCTCAACGAGAAGCAGAAGCTCCGCTACCACTACAACGTGCTGGAGAAGAAGTTCCGCCTCTACCTCGACGAGGCGGCACGCTCCAAGGGCAACACCGGCGTGCTGCTGCTGCAGCTGCTCGAGACGCGGCTGGACAACGCCGTCCGCCGCATGGGCTGGACCCGCTCGATCTGGGCGGCCCGCCAGATGGTCGGCCACGGGCACGTGCTGGTCAACGGCAAGCGGGTCGACATCCCCAGCTACCGGCTGCTGGTGGGCGACACCGTCGAGGTCCGCACCGACAAGGCGAAGAAGCTCGCCCGCGAGAACATGGAGAGCCTGGCCGGGCTCGAGGTGCCCGAGTGGCTCAACGCCAACCCGGCGGAGCTGTCGTGCAAGATCGCGTCGCTGCCCAGCGTGGACGAGGTGCCGTTCGACGTGAACATGAACCTCATCATCGAGTTCTACCGCTAG
- a CDS encoding ABC transporter permease, translating into MRPPSASTCGWITLGVVAAACVLSLPWTLGAYDLQRVEVAGKLLAPPSLAEPFGTDALGRSVLARCLLGGAISLGIGLAAALLAVLLGTAWGLVAGYAGGKVDAVMMRLVDVLYGLPYLLMVVLLGLAVAGVVAGVDGWGLAQEEAAEAAGLPAEPWFFVAFVREQRDLVGLLTLVVALGGVSWLTMARVVRGQTLSIRRRPFIEATRALGLPLPRVLLRHVLPHLAGPVVVYATLAVPTAILQESFLSFLGIGVRAPLPSWGNLAAEGVAELGALAIPGLAVAWWLPLFPCGLLGVTLLGLNLAGDGLQSSASRG; encoded by the coding sequence GTGCGTCCCCCCTCCGCCTCCACCTGCGGCTGGATCACCCTGGGCGTTGTCGCAGCGGCGTGCGTGCTGTCGCTGCCCTGGACGCTCGGGGCGTACGACCTCCAGCGGGTCGAGGTCGCGGGGAAGCTGCTGGCGCCGCCCTCGCTGGCGGAGCCCTTCGGCACCGACGCGCTGGGCCGCTCGGTGCTGGCCCGCTGCCTGCTCGGCGGGGCGATCTCGCTGGGGATCGGCCTCGCGGCGGCGCTGCTGGCGGTGCTGCTGGGCACCGCCTGGGGCCTGGTCGCCGGCTACGCGGGCGGCAAGGTCGATGCGGTGATGATGCGCTTGGTCGACGTGCTGTACGGGTTGCCGTACCTGCTGATGGTCGTGCTGCTGGGGCTGGCGGTCGCCGGCGTCGTGGCCGGCGTCGACGGCTGGGGGCTGGCGCAGGAAGAGGCGGCGGAAGCGGCGGGGCTGCCGGCGGAGCCGTGGTTCTTCGTGGCGTTCGTGCGGGAGCAGCGGGACCTGGTGGGCCTGCTCACGCTGGTGGTCGCGCTGGGCGGGGTGAGCTGGCTGACGATGGCCCGGGTGGTCCGGGGGCAGACGCTGTCGATCCGCCGGCGGCCCTTCATCGAGGCGACGCGGGCGCTGGGGCTGCCGCTGCCCCGGGTGCTGCTCCGGCACGTGCTGCCGCACCTCGCCGGCCCGGTCGTCGTCTACGCGACGCTGGCCGTGCCCACGGCCATCCTGCAGGAGAGCTTCCTCTCGTTCCTGGGCATCGGCGTGCGGGCCCCGCTGCCCAGCTGGGGCAACCTCGCGGCCGAGGGCGTGGCCGAACTGGGCGCGCTGGCGATCCCGGGGCTCGCGGTGGCGTGGTGGCTGCCGCTGTTCCCCTGCGGGCTGCTGGGGGTGACGCTGCTGGGGCTGAACCTCGCCGGCGACGGCCTGCAGAGCTCCGCTTCGCGGGGTTGA
- a CDS encoding type II secretion system protein, protein MPARSANRAFTLIELLVVVSIVALLVGLLLPALGAAREAARSAACGSNQRQLGITLAVYANDFEGQLPLGHALGPPPAGWRQYNYLVRTASADPGWRWMGLLYLNGGFESPEAFFCPSEADPLLSFDTVDNPWPVRGEPLPASKSTRVGYGVRPVVAWPFPGGAPMPRPAGGLPSIEALRPADAVTADHVHKPDRVRDRHGDGVNAGRADGSVGRVGLDRLAAVAVGGVRWLDTEGASFSPIFNGVMLRAADAAAGVEEAGVWHELRGP, encoded by the coding sequence ATGCCGGCCCGCTCCGCGAACCGCGCCTTCACGCTCATCGAGCTGCTCGTGGTGGTCTCGATCGTCGCGCTGCTGGTCGGGCTGCTGCTGCCGGCGCTGGGGGCGGCGCGGGAGGCCGCCCGCTCGGCGGCGTGCGGGAGCAACCAGCGGCAGCTGGGGATCACGCTGGCGGTGTACGCCAACGACTTCGAGGGTCAGCTGCCGCTCGGGCACGCGCTGGGGCCGCCGCCGGCCGGCTGGCGGCAGTACAACTACCTGGTGCGGACGGCGTCGGCGGATCCGGGCTGGCGCTGGATGGGGCTGCTCTATCTCAACGGCGGCTTCGAGTCGCCGGAGGCCTTCTTCTGCCCCTCCGAGGCGGATCCGCTCCTGTCCTTCGACACCGTCGACAACCCCTGGCCGGTCCGCGGCGAGCCGCTGCCCGCGAGCAAGAGCACCCGCGTGGGCTACGGCGTGCGGCCGGTGGTCGCCTGGCCGTTCCCGGGCGGGGCGCCGATGCCGCGGCCGGCGGGCGGGCTGCCCTCCATCGAGGCGCTGCGGCCCGCGGACGCGGTGACCGCGGACCACGTGCACAAGCCCGATCGGGTCCGCGACCGCCACGGCGACGGCGTCAACGCGGGGCGGGCGGACGGGAGCGTCGGCCGGGTGGGCTTGGACCGCCTCGCGGCGGTGGCGGTGGGTGGGGTGCGCTGGCTGGACACGGAAGGCGCGAGCTTCAGCCCGATCTTCAACGGCGTGATGCTGCGGGCGGCCGACGCGGCGGCGGGCGTGGAGGAAGCCGGCGTCTGGCACGAGCTCCGCGGTCCCTGA
- the dapA gene encoding 4-hydroxy-tetrahydrodipicolinate synthase, producing the protein MFKPAGTFTALITPFRGDEVDFEALRQNVKAQADAGITGVVPCGTTGESPTLSHAEHREVIERTIAAAAGTGMTVMAGTGSNATKEAIDLTRAAKESGADASLLVNPYYNKPSQEGLYAHVMAVADAVEIPIVLYNIPGRTGVTMLPETIERLAAHPHVVADKEATGSLDVASEIRHRCGDGFAVLSGDDSLTLPLMSVGGTGVVSVLSNLFPAEVKRLVDAAAAGDFAGALAQHVKLFPLFRAVLSMAVNPVVIKTAMRQAGLDTGGLRLPLTGMSPPAEAELQRIVGETRSRLG; encoded by the coding sequence ATGTTCAAGCCCGCCGGCACGTTCACCGCCCTGATCACGCCTTTCCGGGGCGACGAAGTCGACTTCGAGGCGCTCCGGCAGAACGTGAAAGCCCAGGCCGACGCCGGCATCACCGGCGTCGTGCCCTGCGGGACGACCGGCGAGTCGCCGACGCTTAGCCACGCGGAGCACCGCGAGGTGATCGAGCGGACGATCGCCGCCGCGGCGGGCACCGGGATGACGGTGATGGCGGGCACGGGCAGCAACGCGACCAAAGAGGCGATCGACCTCACGCGGGCGGCGAAGGAGTCGGGCGCGGACGCGTCGCTGCTCGTGAATCCCTACTACAACAAGCCTTCGCAGGAGGGTCTCTACGCGCACGTGATGGCGGTCGCCGACGCGGTCGAGATCCCGATCGTGCTCTACAACATCCCCGGCCGCACCGGCGTGACCATGCTGCCCGAGACCATCGAGCGCCTCGCCGCCCACCCCCACGTCGTGGCCGACAAGGAGGCGACCGGCTCGCTGGACGTCGCCAGCGAGATCCGCCACCGCTGCGGCGACGGCTTCGCCGTGCTCTCCGGTGACGACTCGCTCACGCTGCCGCTGATGAGCGTCGGCGGCACCGGCGTGGTGAGCGTGCTCTCGAACCTCTTCCCCGCGGAGGTGAAGAGGCTGGTCGACGCGGCCGCCGCTGGCGACTTCGCCGGCGCGCTCGCGCAGCACGTCAAGCTCTTCCCGCTGTTCCGGGCGGTGCTGTCGATGGCGGTGAATCCCGTGGTCATCAAGACGGCGATGCGGCAGGCGGGCCTGGACACCGGCGGGCTGCGGCTTCCGCTGACCGGCATGAGCCCGCCGGCCGAGGCCGAGCTGCAGCGGATCGTGGGGGAGACCCGCTCGCGGCTGGGCTGA
- a CDS encoding RsmD family RNA methyltransferase, protein MRIIAGTHKRRPLEGPEDERTTRPITDRVKEAMFNRLTTMGVVGWGQALDVFCGTGSIGLEALSRGAERCTFVDRDADAIARLKRNVATLREQKRAHVIAAAALPPFWAHALPDAGLALVTLDPPYPLVRPPREVDSAAETAAAEAAIEAAEFEALEAAVAAAEAEEVLASLGRSSGVVDAIGRERYGGVADAPREPGPRKRKNKNNRKPPARASRPTREPRQEPDPTPELLAALTPKLDEDGILVLRTPAGVQPPLHAGLAEPESHRYGGMVLHFYAVDPAARAAGALARGSADRG, encoded by the coding sequence ATGCGCATCATCGCCGGCACCCACAAGCGACGCCCCCTCGAGGGCCCCGAGGATGAGCGGACGACCCGGCCGATCACCGACCGCGTGAAGGAGGCGATGTTCAACCGGCTCACGACGATGGGCGTCGTCGGCTGGGGCCAGGCACTCGACGTCTTCTGCGGGACCGGCAGCATCGGGCTGGAGGCGCTCTCGCGCGGGGCCGAGCGCTGCACCTTCGTGGACCGCGACGCCGACGCGATCGCCCGCCTCAAGCGGAACGTCGCGACGCTGCGCGAACAGAAGCGGGCGCACGTCATCGCCGCCGCCGCCCTGCCGCCGTTCTGGGCCCACGCCCTGCCCGACGCGGGGCTCGCGCTCGTCACGCTCGACCCGCCGTACCCGCTGGTGCGGCCCCCACGCGAGGTCGACTCCGCGGCCGAGACCGCCGCCGCGGAGGCAGCCATCGAGGCCGCGGAGTTCGAGGCGCTCGAGGCCGCGGTCGCGGCGGCCGAGGCCGAGGAGGTGCTTGCCTCCCTGGGCAGATCCTCCGGCGTCGTCGACGCGATCGGCCGCGAGCGTTACGGCGGCGTGGCCGACGCTCCCCGCGAGCCCGGCCCGCGGAAGCGCAAGAACAAGAACAACCGGAAGCCGCCGGCGCGGGCGTCGCGGCCGACCCGGGAACCCCGGCAGGAGCCCGACCCCACGCCGGAGCTGCTCGCGGCGCTGACGCCCAAGCTCGACGAGGACGGCATCCTCGTGCTGCGGACGCCCGCGGGCGTGCAGCCCCCGCTCCACGCCGGGCTGGCGGAGCCGGAGAGCCACCGCTACGGGGGGATGGTCCTTCACTTCTACGCGGTGGACCCCGCCGCCCGCGCGGCCGGGGCGCTCGCCCGCGGATCCGCGGACCGCGGCTGA
- the ruvA gene encoding Holliday junction branch migration protein RuvA encodes MLARLSGTLVDVDPRGNLGLVDPGHGLTYEVLLPAFVTTRLVPREGQALTLHTLHFLEGSSQGTTLFPRIAGFATREDKAFFELFVTVKGIGHRRALRAMVFAPSTLAAAIADRDLKLIQTMPEVGKRLAETIVVTLKGKVDPWIGGAATPSKPIRDALEPDAVATSPSGGTLARDALEVLTQLGEPRTEALQSIERLLSADDAPADVEALIAAVYAARS; translated from the coding sequence ATGCTCGCCCGCCTCTCCGGCACCCTCGTCGACGTCGACCCGCGCGGAAACCTGGGCCTGGTGGATCCCGGCCACGGGCTGACGTACGAGGTGCTGCTGCCGGCCTTCGTGACGACGCGGCTGGTGCCCAGAGAGGGCCAAGCGCTGACGCTGCACACGCTGCACTTCCTGGAGGGCAGCAGCCAGGGGACGACGCTCTTCCCGCGGATCGCCGGCTTCGCGACGCGCGAGGACAAGGCCTTCTTCGAGCTGTTCGTGACCGTGAAGGGCATCGGCCACCGCCGCGCCCTCCGCGCGATGGTCTTCGCCCCGTCCACCCTCGCCGCCGCCATCGCCGACCGCGACCTGAAGCTGATCCAGACGATGCCCGAGGTCGGCAAGCGCCTCGCGGAGACCATCGTCGTCACGCTCAAGGGCAAGGTCGATCCGTGGATCGGCGGCGCCGCCACGCCGAGCAAGCCGATCCGGGACGCGTTGGAGCCCGACGCCGTCGCCACCTCCCCATCCGGCGGCACCCTCGCCCGCGACGCCCTGGAGGTCCTCACCCAGCTCGGCGAGCCGCGGACCGAAGCCCTCCAGAGCATCGAACGCCTCCTGTCCGCGGACGACGCCCCCGCGGACGTCGAAGCCCTCATCGCCGCCGTCTACGCGGCGAGGAGCTGA
- the coaE gene encoding dephospho-CoA kinase (Dephospho-CoA kinase (CoaE) performs the final step in coenzyme A biosynthesis.) has protein sequence MSAQDGRVLPIVGLAGAPGSGKSAVAELLRGLGGVVVDADRLAREAAEAPEVRDAVRGWWGPGVLEEDGSLDRAAVAAIVFERPGARRRLEGLIHPRVAAGRERIHAEAAADPAARFLVEDCPLLVESGLAAGCDEVWLVEAPFETRRDRVAHRGWDAEQLRRRDAAQASPRRRRAAATRVLRNGGGPADLAAAVADAAAGMGIA, from the coding sequence TTGAGCGCGCAGGACGGCCGCGTCCTGCCGATCGTCGGCCTCGCGGGCGCCCCCGGATCGGGCAAGAGCGCGGTCGCGGAGCTGCTCCGCGGCCTCGGCGGCGTCGTGGTCGACGCCGACCGGCTCGCGCGGGAAGCGGCGGAGGCGCCGGAGGTGCGCGACGCGGTGCGGGGCTGGTGGGGCCCGGGCGTGCTGGAAGAAGACGGCTCGCTGGACCGCGCGGCGGTGGCGGCGATCGTCTTCGAGCGGCCGGGCGCGCGGCGACGGCTGGAGGGGTTGATCCACCCGCGGGTGGCCGCCGGCCGCGAGCGGATCCACGCCGAGGCGGCCGCCGACCCCGCCGCGCGCTTCCTTGTGGAAGACTGCCCGCTGCTCGTCGAGAGCGGGCTCGCGGCGGGGTGCGACGAGGTCTGGCTGGTCGAGGCGCCGTTCGAGACGCGGCGGGATCGGGTCGCCCACCGCGGATGGGACGCGGAGCAGCTGCGGCGCCGCGACGCCGCCCAGGCGTCGCCGCGGCGGCGGCGGGCGGCCGCGACGCGGGTGCTCCGCAACGGCGGCGGGCCGGCGGACTTGGCGGCGGCGGTGGCGGACGCGGCGGCGGGGATGGGGATCGCGTGA
- a CDS encoding class I SAM-dependent methyltransferase, producing MANARKKRTLAERADKYRLYQLSVQGTDADCDFFEQAYREAFGGEPRRLWEDFAGAFAVCCAWVKRGKKRTAVAVDLDPEPLAWGRANNLAELPEKKAGRIEVLEGDCLDASLSEGREPADVVAAQNFSFWIFRTRAEVTAYFRTALVRLGDEGVVVLDMMGGTDCTLEENVDERAVDGAGKPIGTFTYLWEQVSFNPITHDAVFRIGFRFRDGSSIPTAFRYAWRFWSIPEVREMLLEAGFADARTYWSVEDENREDTGAWAQAGDARQDPAWLAYVVGVKRPPVAGHSPATRS from the coding sequence ATGGCCAACGCGAGAAAGAAGCGGACGCTCGCCGAGCGGGCCGACAAGTACCGGCTGTACCAGCTGAGCGTGCAGGGCACCGACGCGGACTGCGACTTCTTCGAGCAGGCGTACCGCGAGGCGTTCGGCGGGGAGCCGCGCCGGCTGTGGGAGGACTTCGCCGGGGCCTTCGCCGTCTGCTGCGCCTGGGTGAAGCGGGGGAAGAAGCGGACGGCCGTCGCGGTCGACCTCGACCCCGAGCCGCTGGCGTGGGGGCGGGCGAACAACCTGGCGGAGCTTCCGGAGAAGAAGGCGGGGCGGATCGAGGTTCTCGAGGGCGATTGCCTCGATGCGTCGCTGTCCGAGGGGCGGGAGCCCGCCGACGTCGTCGCCGCGCAGAACTTCTCGTTCTGGATCTTCCGCACCCGGGCGGAGGTCACCGCCTACTTCCGCACCGCGCTGGTTCGGCTCGGCGACGAGGGCGTGGTCGTCCTCGACATGATGGGCGGCACCGACTGCACGCTGGAGGAGAACGTCGACGAGCGGGCCGTCGACGGCGCCGGCAAGCCGATCGGCACCTTCACGTACCTCTGGGAGCAGGTCAGCTTCAACCCGATCACCCACGACGCGGTCTTCCGCATCGGCTTCCGCTTCCGCGACGGCTCGTCCATCCCGACGGCGTTTCGGTACGCGTGGCGCTTCTGGAGCATCCCGGAGGTCCGCGAGATGCTGCTCGAGGCCGGCTTCGCCGACGCCCGCACCTACTGGTCGGTCGAGGACGAGAACCGCGAGGACACCGGCGCGTGGGCGCAGGCCGGCGACGCCCGGCAGGACCCGGCCTGGCTGGCCTACGTGGTGGGCGTGAAGCGGCCGCCGGTCGCGGGTCACTCGCCGGCGACCCGCTCGTAG
- a CDS encoding glycosyltransferase family 39 protein, whose product MFPRPRPNDAGGRAGLLLFLPVAAAWLTVVAVALSPVEHLSAAAAAVGANRGGATPPGDLVAGLRVRAAVAALPLALLAGFCLARGARITAAIAAAARREVPRLGRSLARGGVALPLAALTGLLAARLAAGMDTPLRTDEAATLLSHGEASPLVILSVWKNTNNHLLHSLLLRGSVAAFGESAAAARFPAAVAATLCVPALFLAARAVLRAWPALAVAALFAGSAYAVELGTNARGHPLVLLAACLLFALVPRIARGRPGAAAGAAVVAAAGAWAVPLMLLPFAAAVVAVLAWPGRASWMRRLRGAGTLAAATGTLVFLLYLPPLLVRGLQENAIATVGHASIEPLSVAERFGTLGWNLRIAWRQMAFPLGPAGRGLLLAWIVCGVACCLAAGGRRRALALGVLLGPAAVMAAAGVPPLPWWALSSAFPALLVLAAVPAAAAASACRLHRRVRAASAAALVLAAAGLPAVAALHADATAAFPRRVGYPDARAAAAVVAPLLEAEAAGRPRFEPGRVRGPAVAAELRRRGASAASRAAFGDPRPEPAADAADRLLTIRDGGGGGLPPAAEAWLAAEPARQAQRWPLPRSEVLLYERVAGE is encoded by the coding sequence ATGTTTCCTCGCCCCCGCCCGAACGATGCCGGCGGCCGGGCGGGCCTTCTGCTTTTCCTCCCGGTGGCGGCGGCGTGGCTGACAGTGGTGGCGGTGGCCCTCTCGCCCGTGGAGCACCTCTCGGCGGCGGCGGCCGCCGTCGGCGCGAACCGCGGCGGAGCGACCCCGCCGGGGGACCTCGTCGCGGGGCTGCGGGTGCGGGCGGCCGTCGCGGCGCTCCCGCTTGCGCTGCTCGCCGGCTTCTGCCTCGCGCGCGGGGCCCGCATCACCGCGGCAATCGCGGCGGCGGCGCGGCGGGAGGTGCCGCGGCTGGGGCGGTCGCTCGCACGCGGCGGCGTGGCGCTGCCGCTCGCCGCCCTCACCGGGCTGCTCGCGGCGCGGCTGGCCGCCGGCATGGACACGCCGCTGCGGACCGACGAGGCTGCGACGCTCCTCAGCCACGGCGAGGCGTCGCCGCTGGTGATCCTCTCGGTCTGGAAGAACACCAACAACCACCTCCTGCACTCGCTGCTGCTGCGGGGCTCGGTCGCGGCCTTCGGCGAGTCGGCCGCCGCGGCCCGGTTTCCCGCCGCCGTGGCGGCCACGCTCTGCGTGCCGGCCCTCTTCCTGGCGGCCCGTGCGGTGCTCCGGGCGTGGCCGGCGCTGGCGGTGGCGGCGTTGTTCGCGGGTTCCGCGTACGCGGTCGAGCTGGGCACCAACGCCCGGGGCCACCCGCTGGTGCTGCTGGCGGCGTGCCTGCTCTTCGCATTGGTCCCGCGGATCGCCCGCGGGCGGCCGGGCGCCGCGGCCGGGGCCGCGGTGGTCGCCGCGGCCGGGGCGTGGGCGGTGCCGCTGATGCTGCTCCCCTTCGCCGCCGCCGTCGTGGCCGTCCTGGCCTGGCCGGGCCGCGCCAGCTGGATGCGGCGGCTACGCGGCGCCGGCACGCTGGCCGCGGCCACCGGGACGCTGGTGTTCCTCCTCTACCTGCCGCCGCTGCTGGTGCGGGGGCTGCAGGAGAACGCGATCGCGACGGTCGGCCACGCGTCCATCGAGCCGCTGAGCGTTGCCGAGCGCTTCGGGACGCTCGGCTGGAACCTGCGCATCGCGTGGCGGCAGATGGCCTTCCCGCTGGGCCCCGCCGGGCGCGGCCTGCTGCTCGCGTGGATCGTCTGCGGCGTCGCGTGCTGCCTCGCCGCCGGCGGTCGGCGACGAGCGCTCGCCCTGGGCGTGCTCCTCGGCCCGGCGGCGGTGATGGCTGCCGCCGGCGTCCCGCCGCTGCCCTGGTGGGCCCTGTCCTCCGCCTTCCCGGCGCTGCTGGTGCTCGCCGCCGTGCCGGCCGCCGCCGCGGCCTCCGCGTGCCGGCTCCACCGCCGCGTCCGCGCCGCCTCGGCGGCGGCGCTGGTGCTCGCCGCCGCCGGCCTCCCCGCGGTCGCCGCGCTTCACGCGGACGCCACCGCGGCGTTCCCGCGGCGCGTCGGCTACCCGGACGCCCGGGCCGCCGCCGCGGTCGTGGCGCCCCTGCTCGAAGCCGAGGCGGCGGGCCGGCCCCGCTTCGAGCCCGGCCGGGTCCGCGGCCCGGCCGTCGCCGCCGAGCTCCGCCGCCGCGGCGCGTCCGCGGCCTCCAGAGCGGCGTTCGGCGACCCGCGGCCCGAACCGGCCGCGGACGCCGCGGACCGGCTGCTCACGATCCGCGACGGCGGCGGCGGCGGCCTGCCGCCCGCCGCCGAGGCCTGGCTCGCGGCCGAACCCGCCCGCCAGGCCCAGCGCTGGCCGCTGCCGCGATCGGAGGTGCTGCTCTACGAGCGGGTCGCCGGCGAGTGA
- the rho gene encoding transcription termination factor Rho, translated as MARSPKKPEPDADTPEAPAAEAPAKKPRKKSPRKKAPAAASAEREPVARADDPGIRAAEAAVAEHEADQRKAEEARDAEGEASDKPAKPRVSGSTDEQLEEETQNRYENAKRDELTIRDLQDLPVGELRDRAEIAGIDGYGTLGKSQLLSALLNKHAARHGLMYGEGVLEVLPDGFGFLRSPDNHYLACPDDIYVSPSQIRRFGLKMGHEVHGTIRPPKESERYFALLRVDAINGAHPQDLSDKTPFESLEARHPTQRFLMESPGEGSEDAEMRIVDLVAPVGKGQRSLIVAPARTGKTRLMQMMATSIVENNTNTRVFVVLIDERPEEISDWKKAVPESVEIVASTFDESPARHVQVCEMVIERARRMVEYGFDVVVMMDSMTRMARGYHADHPHSGRTMQGGLDAQAMQRPKKFFASARDVEGGGSLSIIATALKDTGVKVDEVIFDMFKQTANSEIHLDRRLAERRLFPAIDIAASGTRREELLMDRTELRLVNRLRKVLSDMNIVEAMELLKSRLGKYRSNAEFLLSMSKE; from the coding sequence ATGGCACGCTCCCCCAAGAAGCCCGAACCCGACGCGGACACCCCCGAGGCCCCGGCCGCCGAGGCGCCCGCCAAGAAGCCCCGCAAGAAGAGCCCGAGGAAGAAAGCGCCCGCGGCCGCATCCGCGGAGCGCGAGCCGGTGGCGAGGGCCGACGATCCGGGCATCCGCGCCGCCGAGGCCGCCGTGGCGGAGCACGAGGCCGACCAGCGGAAGGCGGAGGAAGCGCGCGACGCGGAGGGGGAGGCGAGCGACAAGCCCGCGAAGCCGCGCGTGAGCGGCTCCACCGACGAGCAGCTCGAGGAGGAGACGCAGAACCGCTACGAGAACGCGAAGCGCGACGAGCTGACGATCCGCGACCTGCAGGATCTGCCCGTGGGCGAGCTCCGCGATCGGGCGGAGATCGCCGGCATCGACGGCTACGGCACCCTGGGCAAGAGCCAGCTGCTCTCGGCCCTGCTCAACAAGCACGCCGCCCGCCACGGGCTGATGTACGGCGAGGGCGTGCTCGAGGTCTTGCCCGACGGCTTCGGCTTCCTCCGCAGCCCCGACAACCACTACCTCGCCTGCCCCGACGACATCTACGTCAGCCCCTCGCAGATCCGCCGCTTCGGCCTGAAGATGGGCCACGAGGTGCACGGCACCATCCGGCCGCCGAAGGAGAGCGAGCGCTACTTCGCGCTCCTCCGCGTCGACGCCATCAACGGCGCCCACCCGCAGGACCTCTCCGACAAGACGCCCTTCGAGAGCCTCGAAGCCCGCCACCCGACGCAGCGCTTCCTGATGGAGTCGCCCGGTGAGGGCTCCGAAGACGCGGAGATGCGCATCGTCGACCTCGTCGCGCCGGTGGGCAAGGGCCAGCGCAGCCTGATCGTCGCGCCCGCCCGCACCGGGAAGACGCGCCTGATGCAGATGATGGCGACCTCCATCGTCGAGAACAACACGAACACCCGCGTCTTCGTCGTGCTCATCGATGAGCGTCCCGAGGAGATCTCGGATTGGAAGAAGGCGGTGCCCGAGTCCGTCGAGATCGTCGCCAGCACCTTCGACGAGAGCCCGGCGCGGCACGTCCAGGTCTGCGAGATGGTCATCGAGCGGGCCCGCCGCATGGTCGAGTACGGCTTCGACGTGGTCGTGATGATGGACTCAATGACGCGGATGGCCCGCGGCTACCACGCCGACCACCCGCACTCGGGCCGCACGATGCAGGGCGGGCTGGACGCCCAGGCGATGCAGCGGCCCAAGAAGTTCTTCGCCTCGGCGCGGGACGTCGAGGGCGGCGGTTCGCTCTCGATCATCGCGACGGCCCTCAAGGACACCGGCGTGAAGGTCGACGAGGTGATCTTCGACATGTTCAAGCAGACCGCCAACAGCGAGATCCACCTCGACCGCCGCCTCGCGGAGCGTCGGCTCTTCCCCGCCATCGACATCGCCGCCTCGGGCACCCGCCGCGAGGAGCTGCTGATGGACCGCACGGAGCTGCGGCTGGTGAACCGCCTGCGGAAGGTCCTCAGCGACATGAACATCGTCGAGGCGATGGAGCTGCTGAAGTCTCGCTTGGGCAAGTACCGCTCCAACGCGGAGTTTCTGCTGTCGATGAGCAAGGAGTAG